One genomic segment of Mycolicibacterium psychrotolerans includes these proteins:
- the arsC gene encoding arsenate reductase (glutaredoxin) (This arsenate reductase requires both glutathione and glutaredoxin to convert arsenate to arsenite, after which the efflux transporter formed by ArsA and ArsB can extrude the arsenite from the cell, providing resistance.) has translation MSARILHNPRCSTSRKTLDLLRDNGVDPEIVLYLKNPPSRSELATMIAEAGIDVRTAVRTREPLYAELGLASASDDELLDAMAQHPILIERPFVVTPKGTRLARPIDNVREIL, from the coding sequence ATGAGCGCGCGCATCCTGCACAATCCGCGTTGTTCGACGTCGCGCAAGACGCTGGACCTGTTGCGCGACAACGGTGTCGACCCCGAGATCGTGCTCTACCTGAAGAACCCGCCGTCGCGGTCCGAGCTCGCCACGATGATCGCCGAGGCCGGCATCGATGTGCGGACGGCCGTGCGCACCCGCGAGCCGCTCTACGCCGAGCTCGGGCTGGCGTCGGCCTCGGACGACGAACTGCTCGACGCGATGGCCCAGCACCCGATCCTGATCGAGCGGCCGTTCGTCGTGACGCCGAAGGGCACCAGGCTGGCGCGCCCGATCGACAACGTTCGCGAGATTCTGTGA